From Prochlorococcus sp. MIT 1223, the proteins below share one genomic window:
- a CDS encoding FAD-binding oxidoreductase, which produces MNAPAIKTKKQVNKSQEKETVSKNSLSKEDSVSKPIKKKPHADVPINTYKPKAPFLGTVTENYTALKEGAIGKVQHITFDLSDSDPFLNYVEGQSIGIIPAGEDNKGKPHKPRLYSIASTRHGDNFAGNTVSLCVRQLQYEKDGETINGVCSTYLCNLSKGDKVKISGPVGKEMLLPEEEDSNIIMFATGTGIAPMRAYLRKMFEPMEREKNNWNFKGKAWLFMGAPKTANLLYNDDFEHYKKQFPENLIYTKAISREQNNSKGGRMYIQDRVLEHSEEIFNMIENPKTHIYLCGLKGMEPGIDEAMTTAAAAKGLNWSELRPQLRKAGRWHAETY; this is translated from the coding sequence ATGAATGCTCCAGCCATAAAAACAAAAAAACAAGTAAATAAATCTCAAGAGAAAGAAACAGTTTCCAAAAATTCATTATCCAAAGAAGATTCAGTATCTAAGCCAATCAAGAAAAAACCACATGCTGACGTACCCATAAATACTTACAAACCAAAAGCACCTTTCTTAGGTACTGTCACTGAGAACTACACAGCCCTAAAAGAAGGAGCAATTGGAAAAGTCCAACACATTACATTTGATCTATCAGATTCAGATCCTTTTCTAAATTATGTGGAAGGTCAAAGCATTGGAATAATTCCTGCAGGTGAAGATAATAAAGGTAAACCGCATAAACCAAGGCTATATTCAATAGCCAGTACAAGGCATGGTGATAATTTCGCTGGCAATACAGTTTCCTTGTGTGTTCGCCAACTTCAATATGAAAAAGATGGTGAAACTATTAACGGGGTTTGTTCTACTTATCTTTGCAATCTTTCAAAAGGAGACAAAGTAAAGATCAGTGGTCCAGTTGGGAAGGAGATGCTTCTTCCTGAAGAAGAAGATTCGAACATTATTATGTTTGCCACTGGAACAGGCATTGCTCCAATGAGAGCCTATCTACGTAAAATGTTTGAACCAATGGAAAGAGAAAAAAATAATTGGAACTTCAAAGGTAAAGCCTGGTTATTTATGGGAGCACCAAAAACAGCAAATCTTCTATACAACGATGACTTTGAACATTACAAAAAGCAATTCCCTGAAAACTTAATTTATACAAAAGCTATAAGCAGAGAGCAAAACAATTCGAAGGGGGGAAGGATGTATATACAAGACAGGGTGTTAGAGCACTCTGAAGAAATATTCAATATGATTGAAAATCCAAAAACACATATTTACTTATGTGGATTGAAAGGTATGGAACCTGGAATAGATGAAGCCATGACTACTGCTGCAGCGGCCAAAGGACTTAACTGGTCAGAACTAAGGCCTCAACTAAGGAAAGCTGGTAGATGGCATGCTGAGACTTACTAA
- a CDS encoding glucose-6-phosphate dehydrogenase assembly protein OpcA produces the protein MSPQLTVQTPLQLPPSEIPSYLDQLWSHDEIGKQGANTFTLLVWQPAWMEQKLIRSGKVKGPILGNQRIEIIEAARNIIIKENLPHSTCPLDISVYNSLSKNESKEKAEDLRGQYIDKAISELQPRRLITLAPTLDNDIALETLVAAYCPLPEDGDGNSACGDVVVLRGNNKSLNNGLGILKDLIPEELPSWLWWNGSLDEAPDLLQKLALSNRRLIIDSALGKPTRCLELLNQKLNNGQAVNDLNWLRLRGWRETLAMVFDPLDRRASLTGVVNLDIDIEGKHPVQGLLLASWISDRLGWELKDCTTNNNNLIEASFSRKDGNTVNFRLMPLPIGNPSIHPGQIVGLRLICKSEQNSQKDICVILASESGECMRLEAGGMASMELIEEVVPNQHDSVEMDVARLLGSSRGTSSPLLEAATPIAFNMLKSSKLCK, from the coding sequence ATGTCACCACAATTAACTGTCCAAACTCCACTTCAACTACCGCCTTCAGAAATCCCGAGTTATCTAGATCAACTTTGGTCACATGATGAGATTGGGAAACAAGGAGCCAATACTTTTACGTTACTCGTATGGCAACCTGCATGGATGGAGCAAAAACTAATTAGGAGCGGAAAAGTTAAAGGACCTATCCTTGGCAATCAACGTATTGAGATAATAGAAGCAGCACGAAACATAATAATTAAAGAAAATCTTCCTCATAGCACCTGTCCCTTAGATATAAGCGTTTATAACTCACTCTCAAAAAATGAATCAAAAGAAAAAGCAGAAGATTTAAGAGGACAATATATTGACAAAGCTATTAGCGAGTTACAACCAAGAAGATTAATTACTCTTGCTCCAACATTAGATAATGACATAGCATTAGAAACTCTTGTTGCAGCTTATTGTCCACTCCCTGAAGATGGTGATGGAAACTCTGCTTGTGGAGATGTTGTTGTTCTTCGTGGTAACAATAAATCTTTAAATAATGGACTTGGAATTCTCAAAGACTTAATACCAGAGGAACTGCCATCATGGCTTTGGTGGAACGGAAGTCTTGATGAAGCACCAGATCTTCTACAGAAATTAGCTTTATCAAACCGTAGACTAATAATTGATAGTGCTCTTGGTAAACCCACAAGATGCCTTGAGTTACTTAATCAGAAATTAAATAATGGTCAGGCCGTTAATGATTTAAATTGGCTAAGGTTAAGGGGGTGGAGAGAAACTTTAGCAATGGTATTTGACCCTCTCGATCGGAGGGCATCTCTTACAGGAGTAGTTAATTTAGATATTGATATCGAAGGCAAGCATCCGGTTCAAGGTCTCTTGTTAGCCTCATGGATATCTGATCGTCTTGGATGGGAACTAAAGGATTGCACTACAAATAACAACAATCTAATTGAAGCAAGCTTTTCGAGAAAAGATGGTAATACAGTTAATTTTCGCCTCATGCCTTTACCTATTGGGAATCCAAGCATTCATCCAGGTCAAATAGTTGGATTAAGGCTGATTTGCAAGAGCGAGCAAAACAGTCAAAAAGACATTTGTGTAATACTTGCATCCGAATCTGGTGAGTGCATGAGATTAGAAGCCGGTGGGATGGCTAGCATGGAACTCATTGAAGAAGTAGTGCCAAATCAACATGATTCTGTCGAGATGGATGTTGCTCGTCTACTTGGTAGTAGTCGTGGAACATCAAGTCCACTTCTTGAAGCAGCAACACCCATCGCCTTTAACATGCTGAAATCAAGTAAGTTATGTAAATAG
- the zwf gene encoding glucose-6-phosphate dehydrogenase, translating into MNTPITNPLRVGLRQERVISPQCLVIFGASGDLTHRKLVPALFELYKQRRLPSEFAVLGCARRPWTDNEFRLKMAITLKEKIEESPLDWEEFSSKLFYEPVDLQKPEDVVNLGQRLEGIDRLQATHGNRTFYLSVAPKFYGPGCKALSSAGLLNDPKRSRVVIEKPFGRDYSSARALNQLVQGCCQESQVFRIDHYLGKETVQNILVMRFANTIFEPIWNRNYISSVQITSSETVGVEDRAGYYESSGALRDMVQNHMTQMLALTAMEPPGHFDPEAIRNEKAKVLHATRLADELKPWNCCVRGQYAKGGNQKNPLRGYREEPGVDPSSTTETYVAMKVFINNWRWQGVPFFIRTGKRLAKRLSEVVLTFREAPVHLFDSAGGSPTSNQLILRIQPNEGAEFKFEVKSPGSGMKSRPVEMEFSYDQSFGEPSDEGYVRLLADAMLGDPTLFTRSDEVEAAWRLYTPLLELIEDVPWQLPVHQYESRTWGPAEADALLARDRLLWRRP; encoded by the coding sequence ATGAATACGCCGATAACAAATCCTCTTAGAGTTGGGCTAAGGCAAGAAAGAGTTATTTCTCCACAATGCCTAGTTATTTTTGGAGCAAGCGGAGATCTAACCCATAGGAAATTAGTGCCGGCCTTATTCGAGCTTTATAAACAACGCAGATTGCCCAGTGAATTTGCAGTGCTTGGTTGTGCACGCAGACCATGGACTGATAATGAATTTAGATTAAAAATGGCAATTACTTTAAAAGAAAAGATTGAAGAAAGTCCATTAGATTGGGAAGAATTCTCCTCTAAGCTCTTTTATGAACCTGTAGATCTACAAAAACCAGAGGATGTTGTAAATCTTGGGCAAAGACTAGAAGGAATAGACAGATTGCAAGCCACACATGGAAATAGAACTTTCTATCTTTCAGTAGCTCCTAAGTTTTATGGGCCTGGATGTAAAGCACTTTCTTCTGCAGGCCTATTAAATGATCCCAAGAGGAGCAGAGTCGTTATCGAGAAACCTTTTGGAAGAGACTACAGCAGTGCTAGAGCTCTTAATCAACTAGTACAAGGCTGCTGCCAAGAAAGCCAAGTTTTTAGAATCGATCACTATCTAGGCAAGGAAACAGTTCAAAATATTCTTGTAATGAGATTTGCTAACACAATTTTTGAGCCCATTTGGAATCGAAATTATATTTCAAGTGTTCAAATTACAAGTTCAGAGACGGTTGGAGTTGAAGATAGAGCTGGGTATTACGAAAGCTCAGGAGCCTTGAGAGATATGGTTCAAAATCATATGACTCAAATGCTCGCTCTTACCGCTATGGAACCACCTGGACATTTTGACCCGGAGGCCATTCGAAATGAAAAAGCAAAAGTACTACATGCAACAAGATTGGCTGATGAGTTAAAGCCTTGGAATTGCTGTGTTCGAGGTCAATATGCAAAGGGTGGCAATCAAAAAAACCCTTTACGTGGATATAGAGAAGAGCCTGGAGTAGATCCAAGCAGCACAACAGAGACTTATGTTGCAATGAAAGTCTTTATTAATAATTGGAGATGGCAAGGAGTACCTTTTTTTATACGCACAGGGAAGAGACTCGCAAAGCGATTAAGTGAAGTTGTGCTTACTTTTAGGGAAGCACCAGTACATCTATTCGACTCCGCAGGAGGAAGTCCTACTTCAAATCAATTAATTCTGAGAATTCAACCTAATGAAGGTGCTGAATTTAAATTCGAAGTAAAATCTCCTGGATCTGGAATGAAAAGCAGGCCAGTTGAAATGGAATTTTCATATGATCAGTCCTTTGGAGAGCCTTCCGATGAAGGTTATGTAAGGCTTTTAGCGGACGCAATGCTTGGAGACCCAACTCTTTTTACCAGAAGTGATGAAGTAGAAGCTGCATGGCGACTCTATACGCCTCTATTGGAATTAATTGAAGATGTTCCATGGCAATTGCCTGTTCACCAATATGAATCACGAACTTGGGGACCAGCAGAAGCAGATGCTCTTCTTGCTAGAGACCGACTTCTTTGGCGAAGGCCATAA